One genomic region from Rhodothermales bacterium encodes:
- the rpoC gene encoding DNA-directed RNA polymerase subunit beta', whose protein sequence is MPYGKTQKVRKNFTQITISLASPEAILERSYGEVLKPETINYRSFKPEKDGLFCEKIFGPVKDWECHCGKYKRIRYKGIICDRCGVEVTQKAVRRERMGHITLSVPVVHIWYFKTLPNKIGHLLGIKSKDLERVIYYENYIVIQPGAAEKLGVEQDQLLSEDEYFNVLYQIREDNNRLDDEDPEKFIAKIGGEAVEMMLGRLTMEPLAQELRFQVKTETSQQRKAEALKRLAVVEAFREANRRMENRPEWMVMRVIPVIPPELRPLVPLEGGRFATSDLNDLYRRVIIRNNRLKRLIDIKAPEVILRNEKRMLQEAVDSLFDNSRKANAVRSDSNRALKSLSDMLKGKQGRFRQNLLGKRVDYSGRSVIVVGPELELHQCGLPKEMAVELFKPFIIRKLIERGIVKTVKSAKKVVDRRTADVWDILEKVIDGRPVLLNRAPTLHRLGIQAFQPVLIEGKAIRLHPLVCTAFNADFDGDQMAVHVPLSYDSCLEAMILMLASHNILSPAHGGPVTVPTQDMVLGLYYLTKGKNGQKGEGMRFGSMGEARQAFDRGVVAQHAKVTVRTPNGELIETTVGRVLFNEVVPEEVGFINEVLTKKSLRGIISRVLSATGFARSARFLDDIKNLGFERATTAGLTFSLANIVVPDAKEKLISEATVEVEQARNFYEMGHITENERYNKVIDIWTRTNSLVSEVLFDALKLDEDGFNAIYMMADSGARGSKEQIRQLGGMRGLMAKPQKSLIGSAGEIIENPIISNFKEGLSVLEYFISTHGARKGLADTALKTADAGYLTRRLVDVAQDVTITQTDCGTLRGIRISALKDNEDIVEPLSDRILGRVSVHDVDDPLTGDRIVGANEMIDETTARRISETSIEEVEIRSVLTCEARRGACALCYGRNLGSNRIVEAGEAVGVVAAQSIGEPGTQLTLRTFHIGGAASRIAAESTIQTKFGGRVVYENLRTVSFDNGESTKEVVLARQGEIRITDPNEEGRQLIAYIIPYGAEVLVSDGDTIEKGAVLASWDPYNSVRLSEVSGKVSFQDIVDGTTYREESDEQTGYKEKVIMESRERNLTPAILVATAKGDIREYPLPIRARLQIEAGEVVQAGQVLAKIPRQSAKTRDITGGLPRVTELVEARIPTDPAVVSEIDGVVTFGGRKRGAQEVIVTSRDGDISKTYLVSLSKYLLVHENDFVRAGDPLSDGQVSPQDILSILGPKAVQEYLVNEVQEVYRLQGVTINDKHIEVIVRQMMQKVRITDPGDTNLLEQDTVDRFVLEELNDDLYDRFVIVDPGGANSHSVGELISRRRLREMNSDLKRRDLKQIQVRDSQPAVAEPILLGITQASLSTDSFISAASFQETTKVLTDAAINAQVDPLYGLKENVIVGHLIPAGSGQRRFRDIVVGSRKELAELQAAIGSSSAAARAATSFSPIVGKASDVESVEAD, encoded by the coding sequence ATGCCGTACGGAAAAACGCAGAAGGTTAGAAAGAACTTTACCCAGATCACCATCAGCCTGGCCTCGCCCGAAGCGATCCTCGAGCGGTCCTACGGGGAAGTGCTGAAGCCAGAAACGATCAACTATCGCTCGTTCAAGCCGGAGAAAGACGGGCTTTTTTGCGAGAAGATCTTCGGCCCCGTCAAGGACTGGGAGTGCCACTGCGGCAAGTACAAGCGGATCCGCTATAAGGGTATCATCTGCGACCGATGCGGCGTGGAAGTCACCCAGAAAGCGGTTCGTCGCGAGCGCATGGGCCACATCACGCTGAGCGTGCCGGTCGTCCATATCTGGTATTTCAAGACGCTCCCCAACAAGATCGGCCACCTGTTGGGCATCAAGTCGAAAGACCTGGAGCGGGTGATCTATTACGAAAATTACATTGTGATCCAGCCCGGCGCGGCCGAAAAGCTGGGGGTCGAACAGGATCAGTTGCTGAGCGAGGACGAGTACTTCAACGTGCTCTACCAGATTCGCGAAGACAACAATCGTCTGGACGACGAGGACCCGGAGAAGTTTATCGCGAAAATCGGCGGCGAGGCGGTCGAGATGATGCTGGGCCGGCTCACGATGGAGCCGCTCGCCCAGGAGCTACGGTTCCAGGTCAAGACCGAAACGAGCCAGCAGCGTAAGGCGGAAGCGCTCAAGCGTCTGGCCGTCGTCGAGGCGTTCCGTGAAGCCAACCGCCGGATGGAGAACCGTCCGGAATGGATGGTCATGCGCGTCATCCCGGTCATCCCGCCCGAGTTGCGCCCGCTGGTGCCGCTCGAAGGCGGCCGGTTCGCCACGAGCGACCTGAACGACTTGTATCGCCGTGTCATCATCCGCAACAACCGCCTCAAGCGCCTGATCGATATCAAGGCGCCCGAGGTCATCCTGCGCAACGAAAAGCGCATGTTGCAGGAAGCGGTAGACTCGCTGTTCGACAACAGCCGCAAGGCCAACGCCGTCCGCTCGGATTCGAACCGCGCCCTGAAGTCGCTCTCCGACATGCTCAAGGGCAAGCAGGGCCGCTTCCGGCAGAACCTGCTCGGCAAGCGCGTCGACTACTCGGGTCGTTCCGTCATCGTCGTCGGTCCGGAGCTGGAATTGCACCAGTGCGGTCTGCCGAAAGAAATGGCGGTCGAGTTGTTCAAGCCGTTTATCATCCGCAAGCTCATCGAGCGTGGTATTGTGAAGACGGTGAAGAGCGCCAAGAAGGTGGTCGATCGCCGGACGGCCGATGTGTGGGACATCCTTGAGAAGGTGATCGATGGCCGGCCGGTGCTCCTCAACCGCGCCCCGACGTTGCATCGTCTGGGCATTCAGGCGTTCCAGCCCGTGCTCATCGAAGGGAAGGCCATCCGGCTCCACCCGCTCGTCTGTACGGCGTTTAACGCCGACTTCGACGGCGACCAGATGGCGGTCCACGTGCCGCTCAGCTACGACTCGTGCCTTGAGGCCATGATCCTCATGCTCGCGAGCCATAACATCCTCAGCCCGGCCCACGGCGGCCCGGTGACGGTGCCTACGCAGGACATGGTGCTTGGCCTCTACTATCTGACCAAGGGTAAAAACGGTCAGAAAGGCGAGGGCATGCGTTTTGGCAGCATGGGAGAGGCGCGTCAGGCGTTCGACCGCGGAGTTGTCGCGCAGCATGCGAAGGTCACCGTACGCACACCGAATGGCGAGTTGATCGAAACGACCGTCGGCCGCGTCCTCTTTAACGAGGTCGTGCCCGAGGAAGTGGGCTTCATCAACGAAGTCCTCACCAAGAAGAGCCTGCGTGGCATCATCTCGCGCGTGCTTTCGGCCACGGGTTTTGCCCGTTCGGCGCGCTTCCTGGACGACATCAAAAACCTCGGGTTCGAACGTGCCACGACGGCCGGCCTTACGTTCTCGCTGGCCAACATCGTGGTGCCGGACGCGAAGGAGAAGTTGATCTCGGAGGCCACCGTTGAGGTTGAGCAGGCGCGCAATTTCTACGAGATGGGTCACATCACGGAGAACGAGCGCTACAACAAGGTAATCGACATCTGGACGCGCACGAACAGCCTCGTTTCCGAGGTGCTGTTTGATGCCTTGAAGCTGGACGAAGACGGTTTCAACGCGATCTACATGATGGCGGACTCCGGTGCTCGTGGTTCCAAGGAGCAGATTCGTCAGCTCGGCGGGATGCGCGGGTTGATGGCCAAGCCACAGAAGAGCCTTATCGGCTCCGCCGGCGAAATCATCGAAAACCCGATCATCTCGAACTTCAAGGAAGGCCTTTCGGTGCTCGAGTACTTCATCTCGACGCACGGGGCCCGGAAGGGTCTGGCCGACACGGCCCTCAAGACGGCGGATGCCGGCTACCTGACGCGTCGTCTGGTTGACGTTGCCCAGGATGTGACGATCACCCAGACGGATTGTGGTACACTTCGCGGTATCCGGATTTCAGCACTCAAGGATAACGAGGACATCGTTGAACCGCTTTCGGACCGTATTCTCGGCCGCGTATCGGTTCACGATGTTGATGATCCGCTGACCGGCGACCGCATTGTGGGCGCCAACGAGATGATCGACGAGACCACGGCGCGTAGGATCTCGGAAACGTCAATTGAGGAAGTCGAAATCCGCTCCGTGCTCACGTGTGAAGCGCGTCGCGGTGCGTGTGCCCTGTGCTACGGGCGTAACCTCGGTTCGAACCGCATCGTGGAGGCCGGCGAGGCCGTCGGTGTCGTCGCCGCCCAGTCGATCGGCGAGCCGGGCACGCAGCTTACGCTCCGTACGTTCCACATCGGCGGCGCCGCTTCGCGTATCGCGGCCGAAAGTACGATCCAGACCAAGTTTGGCGGGCGCGTCGTGTACGAAAACCTCCGTACCGTCTCGTTTGACAACGGTGAATCGACGAAGGAGGTAGTACTTGCCCGTCAGGGGGAAATCCGCATCACCGACCCGAATGAAGAGGGCCGGCAGTTGATCGCGTACATCATCCCCTACGGCGCGGAAGTGCTAGTCTCCGATGGCGATACGATCGAGAAAGGCGCCGTGCTGGCCAGCTGGGACCCGTACAACTCCGTGCGCCTCTCGGAGGTATCCGGTAAGGTATCCTTCCAGGATATTGTCGACGGTACGACGTACCGCGAGGAGTCGGACGAGCAGACAGGCTACAAGGAGAAGGTCATCATGGAAAGCCGTGAGCGTAACCTGACGCCGGCCATCCTGGTTGCGACCGCCAAAGGGGACATTCGCGAGTACCCCCTGCCGATTCGCGCGCGTCTTCAGATCGAAGCCGGTGAAGTGGTACAGGCCGGCCAGGTGCTGGCAAAAATCCCGCGCCAGTCCGCTAAAACGCGCGACATCACGGGTGGTCTGCCTCGTGTTACGGAACTCGTCGAGGCGCGCATCCCGACCGATCCCGCCGTTGTTAGCGAGATCGACGGTGTCGTTACGTTCGGCGGCCGTAAACGCGGCGCCCAGGAGGTGATCGTCACAAGCCGAGATGGCGACATCTCGAAAACGTACCTGGTATCGCTCTCAAAGTACCTGTTGGTGCACGAGAACGACTTCGTACGTGCCGGCGACCCGCTTTCCGACGGCCAGGTATCGCCGCAGGATATCCTGAGCATTCTGGGGCCAAAGGCCGTGCAGGAGTACCTCGTGAACGAAGTGCAGGAAGTGTATCGTCTCCAGGGTGTGACGATCAATGACAAGCACATCGAGGTGATCGTGCGTCAGATGATGCAGAAGGTGCGCATCACGGATCCGGGCGACACGAACCTGCTTGAGCAGGATACGGTCGATCGCTTTGTCCTCGAAGAGCTAAACGACGATCTGTACGACCGTTTCGTGATCGTGGACCCGGGCGGCGCCAACTCGCATTCCGTGGGCGAGCTGATCAGCCGCCGGCGGTTGCGCGAGATGAACTCTGACCTGAAGCGGCGCGACTTGAAGCAGATTCAGGTCCGCGATTCGCAGCCGGCCGTTGCCGAGCCGATCCTGCTCGGTATCACGCAAGCGTCGCTTTCGACCGATTCGTTCATCTCGGCCGCCTCCTTCCAGGAGACGACGAAGGTGCTCACGGACGCCGCGATAAACGCGCAGGTCGACCCGCTCTACGGTCTCAAGGAAAACGTGATCGTGGGTCACCTCATCCCGGCCGGCTCCGGTCAGCGTCGCTTCCGCGACATCGTCGTGGGTTCGCGCAAGGAGCTCGCCGAACTGCAGGCCGCCATCGGGAGCAGCTCCGCCGCTGCCCGCGCCGCCACCTCGTTCTCGCCGATCGTCGGCAAGGCGAGCGACGTGGAGTCGGTGGAAGCGGACTGA